The genomic segment GCTTGGCTCGACTTCCGTAAATTAGGACTTGACGACCCGGCCCAAAATCTACAAGAGTTAACCGGCCTAGTGCTAGAGAGAGGATCTCGATTCGGAAAGCTAGGAGAAGGACGTGGATTTGCACGACTAAATTTTGGAACTTCACAACCCATCCTCGACGCGGCTCTAGACCGACTCCAAGACGCAACCGCAATCATTAGGAAGCAGGTATGAATAACCTCCCTGCTGGGCTCGAGGACTGTGTCCGCTGTCCTAGGCTCGTAGAACATCGCAAGCGAACGGCTAAAGAAAAGAGGAAGGCCTATCGTAATCATTCGTACTGGGGACGACCAGTTCCTGGATTTGGCGATACAAGAGCCAAAGTGGTAATTATCGGATTGGCCCCGGGAGCGCATGGTAGCAACCGTACAGGAAGAATGTTCACCGGTGATGCCAGTGGAGATTTCCTTTACCCTGCCTTGTATCGGGCAGGCTTTTCAAATCAAGCTAGATCTGTTGATATGGATGATGACCTGACCCTGCAAGATGTTTGGGTCACCTCAGCAGCCCGATGTGTACCCCCCGGAAACCGACCGCACCGCAATGAAATTGCTGCCTGCCGCGAGTGGCTAAATCATGACTTCTCACAACTTCCAGAAGCCCGAATCGTTCTTGCGCTAGGCAAAATAGCACACGACGCATACCTAGATTTTCTCAAAGCCAAAGGTAAAGATCTCGTGAAAGCCCGACATCCTTTTTGTCACGGCCAATTCCATAAGCTTGAAGACCAAGGACTACCCCTTTTGGACAGCTACCATGTGAGCTTCCAAAACACTAACACCGGCCGCTTGACTAAAAACATGTTCGACAGAATACTTACAAGGGTCCGTGAACTAGCGGACATCCCATCCCTGTGCCGCTAAAAACCCTAAATATTGGAGATCGGCATGAAGGTCTTTTACGTAGCGGGCACCCTTGGATCTACAGGAACCACTTGCCAAAGCACAATCTTGAAACAGCTTGCTGGGTTCGTGTCGAAGCAGGGAGACTTAGCGCTATCGGCTTATACCAATCAATTGGTGACGTAGGTATCCGTCTTTACGATCGTAACCAGGTTCCAGACCACTCTTGGGTAATAAATCGACTGCAAACGGCCCAAGATATTAGAAAAGGACTTGGTAACCCGGGCAACAATGCATACCGCATTCTTTATGGCGAATCCGACGGATTCCCTGGCATCGTTGTAGACCGCTATGACCGTTTTGCAATAATCAAAACTTACATTACTGGTGTGGATTCGCTTTTAATTACCCTAGCAAAAGCTCTAGGGAAAACCATGAAACTAAAAGGAGTACTAGCTCGTACTAAGGATGGCTACCGCGTTCTCTGGGGCCAGGAACCACCAGCAGAATTTACAGTCCGCGAAAACGGCTTGAACTTCTTGGCTAATATTTATGAAGGTCAAAAGACTGGGCTCTATCTCGATCAGCGAGATAATCGATCAATAGTGCGAGCTTGGGCGGCTGGAGCTCGAGTTTTAGACGTATTTAGCTACACCGGTGGATTCTCCGTCAACGCCCTCGAAGGGGGTGCACTTTACGCAACAATTGTAGACCGTGCTGACCAAGCTCTTCATGATGCACATAGGAATGTCATGGCCAACCGATTTAAACCTAATCAATATGAGACGGTACGAGCTGATGCCTATGAGTACCTAAAGACGTTAGTTAGTCAAGGTAAGACCTATGACCTCGTTATCCTTGACCCTCCATCCCTAGCGCGCCGTAAAACGCAGCGAACCAAGGCACTAAAGTCGTATCGGCGCCTAAACCGCCTAGCTTTCCAAAGTGTTGCTAATGGGGGATTACTGGCTACTTCAAGCTGCACTACGCAAGTATCTCCCACAGGCTTTCGCAGAGTGCTAGCCGAAGCTGCGTCTTCGATCGGAGCAACAACACAAATAATCCATGAAACAGCTCACCCACCAGATCACCCCGTACCACTAAATTTTCCAGAAGCTAGGTACCTAAAGTTCTTTCTCATTCGAGTACTCCACAAATGATTCTTATGCCGACTAAGTTCACTTTTTTCTTTCCACTCAATCAGGTTAAAGAACCACCTAATTTTAAGTACCGATTCGATTCTCTATCCAAGTAACAACATTATCCAACGCCTTGGGTCCATCAAGATCATTAAATACCTCATGCAAACTGTCTTTATAGATCTGAAGGGTTTTGTCGGCCGGTGCGGCTTTGGCAACGAAATCACTACTTACGCTCGGGCTAGCGGTTGGATCTCTTCCTCCATGAACCACTAGCAAGGGGCGCTTAAGATCCTTAGTTCGCAGAAAAGCCGCTTTCCCCCCATTGATCAAAGAAAAAGCAGATCGAGCTTTCAACCAACCTCGATAAACTAGAGGGTCTTCATCGTATAACCTGACCACTTCACTAATGCGCGAGAGTTCGTTGCTATCGAAATTGGTGACTGGAAGATTTGGAAAAACATTAGCTATCAGTCGTATCATTGCAACCTGCCATTTGGCAGGTTGCAATGTCGGCCTAAAGAAAGGTGAACTGATAACAAGAAGTTCGTGTAAATCAGGCTCGTTAACAGCCAACATAGTGGCTACAAGCCCACCCATGCTGTGTCCAAACAAAATTATCGGCCTTCCCACCGGATTATGGGTTCGCTCAAACTCCACCACCTGCTT from the Trueperaceae bacterium genome contains:
- a CDS encoding uracil-DNA glycosylase, with the protein product MNNLPAGLEDCVRCPRLVEHRKRTAKEKRKAYRNHSYWGRPVPGFGDTRAKVVIIGLAPGAHGSNRTGRMFTGDASGDFLYPALYRAGFSNQARSVDMDDDLTLQDVWVTSAARCVPPGNRPHRNEIAACREWLNHDFSQLPEARIVLALGKIAHDAYLDFLKAKGKDLVKARHPFCHGQFHKLEDQGLPLLDSYHVSFQNTNTGRLTKNMFDRILTRVRELADIPSLCR
- a CDS encoding rRNA (guanine-N2)-methyltransferase; translated protein: MPLKTLNIGDRHEGLLRSGHPWIYRNHLPKHNLETACWVRVEAGRLSAIGLYQSIGDVGIRLYDRNQVPDHSWVINRLQTAQDIRKGLGNPGNNAYRILYGESDGFPGIVVDRYDRFAIIKTYITGVDSLLITLAKALGKTMKLKGVLARTKDGYRVLWGQEPPAEFTVRENGLNFLANIYEGQKTGLYLDQRDNRSIVRAWAAGARVLDVFSYTGGFSVNALEGGALYATIVDRADQALHDAHRNVMANRFKPNQYETVRADAYEYLKTLVSQGKTYDLVILDPPSLARRKTQRTKALKSYRRLNRLAFQSVANGGLLATSSCTTQVSPTGFRRVLAEAASSIGATTQIIHETAHPPDHPVPLNFPEARYLKFFLIRVLHK